From Permianibacter aggregans, a single genomic window includes:
- a CDS encoding acyltransferase, producing MQSPNTRYYFLDWLRMLAILGVVLYHVGMFFVPWGWHIKNPELVGWLETPMDIAHRLRMPLLFVIAGAVVAYSLNRRTVAALLQERSRRLLIPIVFGMFVIVPPQIYVERMVNGEFSADYLSYFFERVLQFQPYPVGDFAWHHLWFIVYLFVYMLLFTPLFAWWKKQPKRLQPGWWLLVLALPLGINEALLRPYFPERHSLLNDWWTFNNYALLLLYGFFLSRLPGVWEWLQQRRRLLLALVGATVAVILPLKAIQIVQAGNVWDGLSANVFVWFSILAMLGYAKQWLNRPSQWLMDIREAAYPTYILHQTVIILLAWPLIDAPLSIAVKAAILIFGTMLCCLAVYALLIRPFAVMRVLFGLPAQRQMAQGEKNEKNAVVYRADVVAGVNTAGRNPVV from the coding sequence ATGCAATCCCCGAACACCCGCTACTATTTTCTCGATTGGCTGCGCATGCTGGCGATACTCGGCGTCGTGCTCTATCACGTTGGCATGTTCTTCGTGCCCTGGGGTTGGCATATCAAGAACCCGGAGCTGGTTGGCTGGTTGGAGACGCCGATGGATATCGCTCATCGGCTGCGCATGCCGCTGTTGTTTGTGATTGCCGGCGCGGTTGTCGCTTATTCGTTAAACCGGCGTACCGTCGCGGCGCTGTTGCAAGAACGTTCACGGCGGCTATTGATTCCGATTGTGTTTGGCATGTTCGTTATCGTACCGCCGCAGATCTATGTGGAACGGATGGTTAATGGCGAATTTAGTGCTGATTACCTGAGCTATTTTTTTGAACGGGTATTGCAATTTCAACCGTACCCAGTCGGTGATTTTGCCTGGCATCACCTGTGGTTCATCGTCTACCTGTTCGTTTATATGCTGCTGTTCACGCCGCTGTTTGCCTGGTGGAAAAAGCAGCCGAAACGTCTGCAACCGGGCTGGTGGTTATTGGTACTGGCCTTGCCGCTCGGCATCAACGAAGCGCTGTTGCGTCCTTATTTCCCGGAACGGCACAGTCTGTTGAATGATTGGTGGACGTTTAATAATTATGCCTTGTTACTGCTGTATGGTTTTTTCTTGAGTCGTTTGCCCGGCGTTTGGGAATGGTTGCAGCAGCGTCGGCGCCTACTGCTGGCATTGGTGGGCGCGACGGTGGCCGTGATTCTGCCGCTGAAAGCCATTCAGATCGTGCAGGCCGGAAATGTCTGGGACGGTTTGAGCGCGAATGTCTTCGTCTGGTTTTCGATTTTGGCGATGCTTGGCTATGCCAAACAATGGTTGAACCGTCCGAGCCAATGGTTGATGGATATTCGCGAAGCGGCCTACCCGACCTACATTCTGCATCAGACCGTTATTATCCTGTTGGCCTGGCCGTTGATCGATGCGCCGCTGTCGATTGCTGTCAAAGCCGCGATCCTGATTTTCGGCACCATGCTATGCTGCCTCGCGGTTTACGCGCTGCTGATTCGGCCGTTTGCCGTTATGCGAGTGTTGTTTGGTCTGCCGGCGCAACGGCAGATGGCACAAGGAGAAAAAAATGAGAAAAACGCTGTGGTTTACCGCGCTGACGTTGTCGCTGGCGTCAACACTGCAGGCCGCAACCCCGTGGTTTGA
- a CDS encoding DUF7010 family protein, which translates to MDIQQAQSNMRSAYFGGGPGVAVSGLVWLAAGVVAMLHSPRTAMLTLFFGGMAIHPLGVLLTKLMGRSGQHQKGSPLAHLAMESTAILLLGVFIAFTAAQAKVEWFFPVMLIIIGGRYLLFQSMYGMRVYWTLGLVLAGAGVAAILTNPGIATTALLGGGIEVIAALFILLQQRQTQSASTAEQNNAG; encoded by the coding sequence ATGGATATTCAACAAGCGCAGTCGAACATGCGCAGCGCGTATTTTGGTGGTGGACCTGGTGTCGCCGTTTCGGGTCTGGTTTGGCTTGCTGCTGGCGTTGTGGCGATGCTCCATTCGCCGCGCACCGCGATGCTGACGCTGTTTTTTGGCGGTATGGCCATTCATCCGCTTGGCGTTTTACTAACGAAGCTGATGGGGCGTTCCGGTCAACATCAAAAGGGCAGTCCACTGGCCCACTTGGCGATGGAAAGCACCGCCATTCTGCTGCTTGGTGTGTTTATCGCTTTCACCGCCGCCCAAGCTAAGGTTGAGTGGTTTTTTCCGGTGATGCTGATCATCATCGGCGGTCGCTACCTGCTGTTTCAATCAATGTACGGTATGCGTGTTTACTGGACGCTTGGCCTGGTGCTTGCCGGTGCCGGTGTCGCCGCCATACTGACCAATCCCGGTATCGCGACCACGGCGCTGCTTGGTGGCGGCATCGAGGTCATCGCCGCGTTGTTTATTCTGCTTCAGCAACGCCAAACTCAATCAGCCAGTACGGCAGAGCAAAACAACGCCGGCTGA
- a CDS encoding LytR/AlgR family response regulator transcription factor, with the protein MRVLIVDDETPARMNLRRHLLAFPEMSIVGEAEDGAGALQQIAEQRPDVVLCDIQMPGISGLEVAAACPMQPPPLFVFVTAFDAHALRAFDLNAVDYLLKPFDANRFAQMIGKLKVQLGSREAVQRSQQISNWVYAEPPRLLLPDEQGLVPVAITEIIRVEAAKDWVALVLPERQVILRKTLSATEALLGEQFMQVHRSHLVRIDAIEKLEELGKGDYLLHLANGETIRMSRRFAEEVLNRLGQF; encoded by the coding sequence GTGCGGGTGCTGATTGTCGATGATGAAACTCCGGCGCGGATGAATTTGCGCCGACACCTGCTGGCCTTTCCGGAAATGAGCATCGTCGGTGAAGCCGAAGATGGTGCCGGTGCGTTACAGCAAATCGCCGAGCAACGGCCGGACGTCGTGCTCTGCGATATCCAGATGCCGGGTATCAGCGGCTTGGAAGTCGCGGCGGCCTGCCCGATGCAACCGCCGCCATTGTTTGTTTTCGTCACGGCCTTCGACGCCCATGCCTTGCGCGCGTTTGATCTGAATGCGGTCGATTATTTATTGAAGCCGTTTGACGCCAACCGTTTCGCCCAGATGATCGGCAAGCTGAAAGTCCAGCTCGGTAGCCGCGAAGCAGTGCAACGCAGTCAGCAAATCAGCAACTGGGTGTACGCCGAACCGCCACGGCTATTGTTGCCGGATGAACAGGGGCTGGTGCCGGTCGCCATCACCGAAATCATTCGGGTCGAAGCGGCGAAAGACTGGGTGGCATTGGTGTTGCCGGAGCGGCAGGTGATTTTGCGCAAAACCTTGAGCGCAACCGAAGCGCTGCTCGGCGAGCAATTCATGCAGGTGCATCGTTCGCATTTGGTTCGCATTGACGCCATTGAAAAACTGGAAGAGCTGGGCAAAGGCGACTACCTGCTGCATCTAGCCAATGGCGAAACGATACGAATGAGTCGCCGTTTCGCCGAAGAAGTGCTGAACCGGCTTGGGCAGTTCTGA
- a CDS encoding sensor histidine kinase, translated as MSTTEPVAPFDAWRRFLWFAWAAFWLLMLMVSVQDNYVNGDEPLWRPLLWEGSSLLVATVLIAIQFHWLPTLRPLLQQPRRWFGVQLVWLPVVVVGFVITAYGIRHGVYALLGDTYQHEPWLQVLLYEATKLTIFFGLWTAAQFGIESFIALWQEQQKNFAIQQALAEARRALLQTKIQPHFLFNALNTISAVMHEDVEKAEQLISELSMLLREGLNLDKKSLVPLHQEWQFLQAYSHLMLARFAPRVTMQWQLSDEVREVAVPPLCLQPLLENMFQHGAEKIPGPFHIELFAKADGKDLLMGLTGSKGQITEPVIEREGMAQVRGRLQLCFDDSASLIMRNRQQGGVEVLLRIRDALER; from the coding sequence TTGAGCACAACAGAGCCGGTCGCACCGTTCGACGCCTGGCGTCGCTTTCTCTGGTTTGCCTGGGCGGCATTCTGGCTGTTGATGCTGATGGTGTCGGTGCAAGACAACTACGTTAACGGTGACGAACCGTTATGGCGACCGCTGTTGTGGGAAGGCTCTTCACTGCTGGTCGCGACGGTTCTGATTGCCATTCAGTTTCACTGGCTGCCTACGCTGCGGCCGCTGCTGCAACAACCGAGGCGTTGGTTCGGTGTGCAGTTGGTGTGGCTGCCGGTTGTCGTCGTCGGCTTTGTGATCACCGCTTACGGCATTCGCCATGGCGTCTATGCCTTGCTCGGCGACACCTATCAGCATGAGCCCTGGTTGCAGGTACTGCTCTACGAAGCCACCAAGCTCACGATCTTTTTTGGACTATGGACGGCGGCGCAGTTCGGCATCGAAAGCTTCATCGCGCTCTGGCAGGAGCAGCAGAAAAACTTTGCGATTCAGCAAGCCCTGGCTGAAGCGCGCCGCGCGTTGCTGCAAACCAAAATCCAGCCGCATTTTCTGTTCAATGCGTTGAACACGATCAGCGCGGTCATGCACGAGGATGTGGAAAAAGCTGAGCAGCTGATCAGCGAACTGTCGATGCTGCTGCGTGAGGGCCTGAATCTCGATAAAAAGTCGCTGGTGCCGTTGCATCAGGAATGGCAATTCCTGCAGGCGTACAGTCATCTGATGCTGGCCCGTTTTGCGCCACGGGTAACGATGCAATGGCAACTCAGCGACGAGGTGCGTGAGGTAGCGGTGCCGCCGCTTTGTCTGCAGCCATTGCTGGAAAATATGTTTCAACACGGCGCTGAAAAAATTCCGGGACCGTTTCATATCGAGTTGTTCGCGAAAGCCGATGGCAAGGATCTGCTGATGGGTTTAACCGGCAGCAAAGGCCAAATCACTGAACCCGTTATTGAGCGTGAAGGCATGGCCCAGGTACGCGGTCGCTTGCAGCTGTGTTTTGACGACTCGGCCAGTCTGATCATGCGCAACCGCCAGCAGGGGGGCGTCGAGGTTTTGCTGCGCATCCGCGATGCGTTGGAGCGTTAA
- a CDS encoding rubredoxin — protein MCLVCGFIYDEAEGWPEDGIEPGTLWDDVPMNWVCPDCGARKEDFEMVQVG, from the coding sequence ATGTGCCTGGTCTGTGGATTCATTTACGACGAAGCCGAAGGCTGGCCGGAAGACGGCATTGAGCCTGGCACGCTGTGGGACGATGTGCCGATGAACTGGGTCTGCCCCGACTGCGGCGCCCGCAAGGAAGACTTCGAAATGGTGCAGGTAGGCTGA
- a CDS encoding substrate-binding periplasmic protein, which translates to MQALSSFLLLALLLSSSPLLANKQIKLTSLDWPPYSGPTLPEKGASVAVVKAAFEASGYQVQVDFFPWERAVALAKDPNKGYAGYFPEYYAQELEADCVFSEPIGTSPLGFAQHKQAPVTWIGLDDLSTLKIGVVSGYVNEAEFDKRVAAGKQPVEAVTGDDQNLKKVGVKRLPLAVIDKHVMNYLLNNDPSLDSFKANIEFNGKLLEDKKLHVCFRKGPQSAEYSKALADGLKKIDIEAITKKHFQ; encoded by the coding sequence ATGCAAGCGCTCTCAAGCTTCTTGTTATTGGCGTTGCTGCTGTCCAGCAGTCCGTTACTTGCCAACAAGCAAATCAAACTGACATCACTCGACTGGCCGCCGTATTCGGGGCCCACTTTACCGGAAAAAGGCGCTTCAGTCGCCGTGGTCAAAGCCGCGTTCGAAGCCAGCGGCTATCAGGTGCAGGTCGACTTTTTCCCTTGGGAGCGCGCGGTAGCGCTGGCCAAAGACCCGAACAAGGGTTACGCCGGTTATTTTCCCGAGTATTACGCTCAGGAATTGGAAGCCGACTGCGTGTTCTCCGAACCGATTGGAACTAGCCCGCTTGGCTTTGCCCAACACAAACAAGCACCGGTCACTTGGATTGGGTTGGATGATTTATCCACGCTGAAAATTGGCGTCGTTTCCGGTTATGTCAATGAGGCGGAGTTCGATAAGCGGGTAGCGGCCGGCAAGCAACCGGTCGAAGCGGTGACCGGCGATGATCAAAACTTGAAAAAGGTCGGCGTCAAACGGCTGCCGCTGGCCGTTATTGACAAGCATGTGATGAATTACCTGCTGAACAATGACCCGTCGCTGGACTCGTTCAAAGCCAATATCGAATTCAACGGCAAGCTGCTCGAAGACAAGAAGCTGCATGTTTGCTTCCGCAAAGGGCCTCAGAGCGCCGAGTACAGCAAAGCGCTGGCCGACGGCCTGAAGAAAATCGATATCGAGGCCATTACCAAGAAACATTTCCAATAA